The following proteins are encoded in a genomic region of Actinomadura sp. NAK00032:
- a CDS encoding PPOX class F420-dependent oxidoreductase, whose product MNTTETLESLKKQRTVLLTSYRKDGTPVGTPVNVVVRGGHAYFRTYDKAVKTKRLARNPEVEIAPSTFRGEVTGPAVHGRVRLLSEEESLPIRRLLARKHPFLQGFAVPFFHRLKHYRTLHYEVTLG is encoded by the coding sequence ATGAACACCACAGAGACGCTTGAGAGCCTGAAGAAGCAGCGGACCGTCCTGCTGACGTCCTACCGCAAGGACGGCACACCGGTGGGGACGCCCGTCAACGTCGTCGTGCGCGGCGGCCACGCCTACTTCCGCACCTACGACAAGGCGGTCAAGACGAAGCGGCTGGCGCGCAATCCCGAGGTGGAGATCGCGCCGAGCACCTTCCGGGGCGAGGTCACCGGCCCGGCGGTGCACGGCCGCGTCCGGTTGCTCAGCGAGGAGGAGTCGCTGCCGATCCGGCGGCTGCTGGCCCGCAAGCACCCGTTCCTGCAGGGGTTCGCGGTGCCGTTCTTCCACCGGCTGAAGCACTACCGGACGCTCCACTACGAGGTGACCCTCGGCTAG
- the eda gene encoding bifunctional 4-hydroxy-2-oxoglutarate aldolase/2-dehydro-3-deoxy-phosphogluconate aldolase produces MIAEDLLDLAPVIPVVVLEDAGAAVPLARALVEGGLPVIEVTLRTPAALEAITRIAAEVPDAVVGAGTVVRPEDAERSAAAGARFLVSPGCTPRLQAAMVATGLPFLPGVATASEAIALLEGGITAMKFFPAEAAGGTAYLKSLAGPLPQIRFCPTGGVGPGNAAEYLALKNVGCVGGSWLTPADALRDGDWDRVRKLAAEAAALR; encoded by the coding sequence ATGATCGCCGAAGACCTGCTCGACCTCGCCCCCGTCATCCCGGTCGTGGTGCTGGAGGACGCCGGGGCCGCCGTCCCGCTCGCCCGCGCCCTGGTCGAGGGCGGGCTCCCGGTGATCGAGGTGACGCTGCGCACCCCGGCCGCGCTGGAGGCGATCACCCGGATCGCCGCCGAGGTCCCGGACGCCGTGGTCGGCGCGGGCACCGTCGTGCGGCCCGAGGACGCCGAGCGGTCGGCCGCCGCCGGGGCGCGGTTCCTGGTCAGCCCCGGCTGCACGCCCCGCCTCCAGGCGGCGATGGTCGCGACGGGCCTGCCGTTCCTGCCGGGCGTCGCGACCGCGTCGGAGGCGATCGCGCTGCTGGAGGGCGGGATCACGGCGATGAAGTTCTTCCCCGCCGAGGCCGCCGGCGGCACCGCCTACCTGAAGTCGCTCGCCGGGCCGCTCCCGCAGATCCGGTTCTGCCCGACCGGCGGGGTCGGCCCGGGGAACGCCGCGGAATACCTGGCGCTGAAGAACGTCGGCTGCGTCGGCGGCTCCTGGCTGACCCCGGCGGACGCCCTCCGCGACGGCGACTGGGACCGCGTCCGCAAGCTCGCCGCCGAGGCGGCCGCCCTGCGGTGA
- the glk gene encoding glucokinase yields the protein MSGVWLVADVGGTNARFALLDGPDGVPSEVRSLPTADHPGLAEAAAAYLGAVGVRPSAACLAVAGPVAGGTYHLTNAGWPRGSVEQVRAHLGVPHLDVINDFEALALSLPRLGPDDLVAVGGRTPGPATGTAALAVVGPGTGLGVAGLVPTPHGWVPVPGEGGQVEVPAATDREIEVARLLRAEKGAATAEYLLSGAGLARVHRYLEVLDGVPVAGLTAQQITERRDDPRCVEALEMFCALLGSLAGNAALTLGARGGVYLGGGILPRIVDVLHGSAFRARFEGKPPVEDYVRAIPTALIVHPGPALVGAAVRLAQSLPDMEPA from the coding sequence ATGAGCGGGGTGTGGCTGGTCGCGGACGTCGGGGGGACGAACGCGCGGTTCGCCCTGCTGGACGGCCCGGACGGCGTCCCGTCCGAGGTGCGGTCGCTGCCCACCGCCGACCACCCGGGGCTCGCCGAGGCGGCCGCCGCGTATCTCGGCGCGGTCGGGGTGCGGCCGTCGGCCGCGTGCCTGGCGGTGGCGGGGCCCGTCGCCGGCGGGACGTACCACCTGACCAACGCGGGCTGGCCGCGCGGCAGCGTGGAGCAGGTGCGCGCCCACCTCGGCGTGCCGCACCTCGACGTGATCAACGACTTCGAGGCGCTCGCGCTGTCCCTCCCGCGCCTCGGCCCGGACGACCTGGTCGCCGTCGGCGGGCGGACCCCCGGCCCGGCCACCGGTACGGCGGCGCTCGCGGTGGTCGGTCCCGGCACGGGGCTCGGCGTCGCGGGGCTCGTCCCGACGCCGCACGGCTGGGTGCCGGTGCCCGGCGAGGGCGGGCAGGTCGAGGTCCCGGCCGCGACCGACCGGGAGATCGAGGTGGCCCGGCTGCTGCGCGCCGAGAAGGGTGCGGCGACCGCCGAGTACCTGCTGTCCGGGGCCGGGCTCGCGCGCGTCCACCGGTACCTGGAGGTGCTCGACGGCGTGCCCGTGGCGGGCCTCACCGCGCAGCAGATCACCGAGCGCCGCGACGACCCGCGCTGCGTCGAGGCGCTGGAGATGTTCTGCGCGCTGCTCGGCTCGCTCGCCGGGAACGCCGCCCTCACCCTCGGCGCCCGCGGGGGCGTCTACCTCGGCGGCGGGATCCTGCCGCGCATCGTGGACGTCCTGCACGGCAGCGCGTTCCGCGCCCGCTTCGAGGGGAAGCCCCCCGTCGAGGACTACGTGCGCGCCATCCCGACCGCCCTCATCGTCCACCCCGGCCCGGCCCTGGTCGGCGCCGCCGTCCGGCTCGCGCAGAGCCTGCCCGACATGGAGCCCGCATGA